One Rhizobiales bacterium GAS188 DNA window includes the following coding sequences:
- a CDS encoding GDPmannose 4,6-dehydratase, whose product MYREPRPGRPGWAMFMNAGRKISMTKRAFLTGITGQDGAYLSQLLLEKGYEVAGLVRRSSTAEVNDTRLRWLGIVNDVRLFDGDLSDLSSLIRIMRDVRPEEIYNLGAQSFVKSSWQQPLLTGGVTGLGCVHVLEAMRLTCPDARFYQASSSEMFGLIQEPQQSETTPFYPRSPYAAAKLYAHWMTVNYRESFGMHASSGILFNHESPLRGIEFVTRKVTDGVARIKLGKATELRLGNIDARRDWGHSRDYVRAMWMMLQQDKPDDYVIATGRTVSVRDMCRIAFHHVGLDMEKYIVIDPDLFRPAEVDVLLGNTAKAKAKFGWEPAISLEEMICEMVDADLVRIAAA is encoded by the coding sequence GTGTATAGGGAGCCGCGACCCGGCCGACCCGGCTGGGCGATGTTCATGAACGCCGGGCGCAAAATATCGATGACAAAGAGGGCATTCCTTACGGGGATCACCGGTCAGGACGGGGCATATCTGTCGCAGCTCTTGCTCGAGAAGGGCTATGAGGTCGCTGGCCTGGTCAGGCGCTCCAGCACCGCGGAAGTGAACGATACGCGCCTGCGCTGGCTCGGCATCGTCAACGATGTGCGACTCTTCGATGGCGATCTTTCCGATCTCTCGAGCTTGATCCGGATCATGCGCGATGTCCGGCCCGAGGAGATCTACAATCTCGGCGCGCAATCCTTCGTGAAATCGTCCTGGCAACAACCCTTGCTTACCGGCGGCGTCACCGGCCTCGGCTGCGTGCATGTGCTCGAGGCGATGCGCCTCACCTGCCCGGATGCGCGCTTCTATCAGGCCTCCTCGTCGGAAATGTTCGGCCTCATCCAGGAGCCGCAGCAAAGCGAGACCACGCCCTTCTACCCTCGCTCCCCCTATGCGGCGGCCAAGCTCTACGCGCATTGGATGACGGTCAACTATCGGGAGAGCTTTGGAATGCACGCTTCGAGCGGCATTCTCTTCAATCACGAATCACCTTTGCGCGGCATCGAGTTCGTCACTCGAAAGGTCACCGACGGCGTGGCTCGGATCAAGCTCGGCAAGGCCACCGAATTGCGCTTGGGCAATATCGATGCGCGGCGCGATTGGGGGCATTCTCGCGACTATGTCCGCGCCATGTGGATGATGCTGCAGCAAGACAAGCCCGATGACTATGTGATCGCGACGGGGCGCACGGTCAGCGTGCGTGACATGTGCCGCATTGCCTTCCACCATGTCGGGCTGGACATGGAGAAGTACATCGTGATCGATCCGGATCTGTTTCGCCCGGCGGAAGTCGATGTCCTGCTCGGCAATACGGCCAAGGCCAAGGCGAAATTCGGTTGGGAGCCGGCGATCAGCCTCGAAGAGATGATTTGCGAAATGGTCGATGCCGATCTTGTCAGGATCGCCGCGGCCTGA
- a CDS encoding NAD+ synthase (glutamine-hydrolysing) → MFDNLYTHGFVRVAVCVPLLRVADPKANAAESLRLARLAHAEHAALALFPELGISSYTNDELFFQDALLDEVNAQLAGLVEASRELRPVLIVGAPFAVAGRLFNCAFVIQRGKLLGIVPKAYLPNYREFYEKRYFASGLAQRGGEVRFAGETVPFGTDLLFAASDVRDFVIHVEICEDVWTPIPPSSHGALAGATVLANLSASNITVGKAQARRDLCGSQSMRCIAAYLYSAAGPGESTTDLAWDGHVAVFENGELLAEGERFAEGAQMITADLDLERLRQERMRVTSFGDSADRHAGEGSFRKIAFALEPPLAETVALRRRIDRYPFVPSDAALLDENCYEAFNIQVHGLMTRLAAIGARKVVLGISGGLDSTHALIVAARAFDRLGYPRQDILCYTLPGFATSKLTKSSAHSLMQAFGVSAQEIDITPVARQTLIDIGHPNAQGEPVYDVTFENVQAGTRTALLFRLANFHDAIVMGTGDLSELALGWCTYGVGDQMSHYNVNGSVPKTLIQHLIRWVADRQEFGEEASAALRAVLATEISPELVPSDGNTPGQRTEDFIGPYSLQDFNLYYLTRYGLRPSKVAYLSWNAWRAAEAGTWPVGFREADKRAYDLATIRRWLRVFLFRFFQISQFKRSAMPNGPKVGSGGSLSPRGDWRAPSDSHADAWLAELDANVPENL, encoded by the coding sequence ATGTTCGACAATCTCTACACCCACGGCTTTGTGCGGGTCGCGGTCTGCGTGCCGCTTCTGCGGGTGGCGGACCCGAAGGCCAATGCGGCCGAGAGCTTGCGGCTCGCCCGTCTCGCGCATGCGGAACATGCGGCGCTCGCCCTGTTTCCCGAGCTTGGCATCTCCTCCTACACCAATGACGAGCTGTTCTTTCAGGACGCGCTGCTCGATGAGGTGAACGCCCAGCTTGCCGGCCTCGTCGAGGCGAGCCGCGAGCTGCGCCCGGTCCTCATCGTCGGAGCTCCCTTTGCGGTCGCCGGCAGGCTGTTCAACTGCGCCTTCGTGATCCAGCGCGGCAAGCTCCTCGGCATCGTGCCGAAGGCCTATCTGCCGAATTACCGCGAGTTCTACGAGAAGCGCTATTTCGCCTCGGGCCTCGCCCAGAGAGGCGGCGAGGTCCGCTTCGCCGGTGAGACCGTGCCCTTCGGCACCGATCTCTTATTCGCCGCCTCGGATGTGCGCGACTTCGTCATCCATGTCGAGATCTGCGAGGATGTCTGGACGCCGATCCCGCCCTCTTCGCACGGCGCGCTGGCCGGCGCCACCGTGCTAGCCAATCTCTCGGCCTCGAACATCACGGTCGGCAAGGCGCAGGCGCGGCGCGATCTGTGCGGCTCGCAATCGATGCGCTGCATCGCGGCCTATCTCTATTCGGCGGCCGGCCCCGGCGAATCGACCACCGATCTCGCCTGGGACGGCCATGTGGCCGTGTTCGAGAATGGCGAGCTCCTGGCCGAGGGCGAGCGCTTCGCCGAGGGCGCGCAGATGATCACGGCCGATCTCGATCTCGAGCGGCTGCGCCAGGAGCGCATGCGCGTCACCTCCTTCGGGGATAGCGCCGACCGGCATGCAGGCGAGGGGAGCTTCCGGAAAATCGCCTTCGCGCTCGAGCCGCCGCTCGCCGAGACGGTGGCGCTGCGGCGGCGCATCGACCGCTATCCGTTCGTGCCCTCCGATGCGGCGCTGCTCGACGAGAACTGCTACGAGGCCTTCAACATCCAGGTGCATGGGCTGATGACGCGGCTCGCCGCCATCGGTGCGCGCAAAGTGGTGCTCGGCATCTCCGGAGGGCTCGATTCGACCCACGCGCTGATCGTGGCGGCGCGCGCCTTCGACCGGCTTGGGTATCCGCGCCAGGACATCCTCTGCTACACGCTGCCGGGCTTTGCCACCTCGAAGCTGACCAAGAGCAGCGCCCATTCCCTGATGCAGGCCTTCGGGGTGAGCGCGCAGGAGATCGACATCACGCCGGTGGCGCGCCAGACGCTCATCGATATCGGCCACCCCAATGCGCAAGGCGAGCCGGTTTATGACGTGACCTTCGAGAATGTGCAGGCAGGGACGCGCACGGCGCTGCTCTTCCGCCTCGCCAATTTCCATGACGCCATCGTGATGGGCACGGGCGACCTGTCGGAGCTCGCCCTTGGCTGGTGCACCTATGGGGTCGGCGACCAGATGTCGCATTACAACGTCAACGGCTCGGTGCCGAAGACGCTGATCCAGCACCTGATCCGCTGGGTCGCCGATCGCCAGGAGTTCGGCGAAGAGGCATCCGCGGCCTTGCGCGCAGTGCTCGCGACCGAGATCTCGCCTGAGCTGGTGCCGAGCGACGGCAACACGCCCGGCCAGCGCACCGAGGACTTCATCGGTCCCTATTCGCTGCAGGATTTCAACCTCTATTACCTGACGCGCTACGGCCTGCGCCCGAGCAAGGTCGCCTATCTGTCCTGGAACGCCTGGCGGGCGGCCGAGGCCGGCACTTGGCCGGTCGGCTTCCGGGAAGCGGATAAGCGGGCCTATGACCTTGCGACCATCCGGCGCTGGCTGCGCGTCTTCCTGTTCCGCTTCTTCCAGATCAGCCAGTTCAAGCGTTCCGCCATGCCGAACGGCCCGAAAGTGGGCTCGGGCGGCTCCCTTTCGCCGCGCGGCGACTGGCGCGCCCCGAGCGATTCCCATGCCGATGCCTGGCTGGCCGAGCTCGACGCCAATGTCCCCGAGAACCTTTGA
- a CDS encoding UDPglucose 6-dehydrogenase (manually curated) produces MTTTARPRISIVGLGKLGAPMAAVLAVKGFDVIGLDLNDKYVAAINSGVAPVQEPQLQEFIEKGRSRLRATHSYDEAVLNSDITFVIVPTPSDKDRMFSNKYVVGAMRSIGHSLRSKVGRHVVVVTSTVMPGSTGGEIQKELEDASGRKVGAELGLAYNPEFIALGTVVRDMLRPDFILIGESDRETGEMLENIYKYSCDSGPIIRRMNFVNAELTKISVNTYVTTKISYANMLAEMCDHLPGADVDVVSTAVGSDTRVGAKYIKGAIGYGGPCFPRDNKAFAALGHKLGVRCDLAEATDSINDHQVARLIGAVQAHAAPGAKVAVLGLSYKPETQVVEESQGVALAAQLSAEGYVVSVYDPLAMSGAETVLGDQVIFANDASDALDGVQVVAITTPWPQFKDNSLLARRPNDAKLVVIDPWRVVDPKGLPGNVSLVRMGYGPQSQKTHDVINLRRASV; encoded by the coding sequence ATGACGACTACCGCCCGCCCGCGAATTTCGATAGTCGGCCTCGGCAAGCTGGGAGCTCCCATGGCGGCCGTGCTTGCCGTCAAGGGGTTTGATGTCATCGGACTCGACCTGAACGACAAATACGTAGCGGCAATCAATAGCGGGGTCGCTCCGGTTCAGGAGCCGCAATTGCAGGAATTCATCGAAAAAGGCCGTTCGCGCCTGCGTGCGACGCATTCCTACGACGAAGCCGTTCTCAATTCGGACATCACCTTCGTGATCGTGCCGACTCCGAGCGACAAGGATCGGATGTTCTCCAACAAATATGTCGTTGGCGCCATGCGCTCGATCGGCCACTCCCTGCGCAGCAAGGTCGGTCGGCATGTCGTCGTCGTTACCTCGACGGTGATGCCGGGCTCGACAGGCGGCGAGATCCAGAAGGAGCTCGAGGATGCGTCCGGCCGGAAGGTCGGCGCCGAGCTCGGCCTCGCGTACAATCCTGAGTTCATCGCACTCGGTACCGTCGTGCGCGACATGCTGCGGCCTGATTTCATCCTCATCGGCGAGTCGGATCGCGAGACGGGCGAGATGCTCGAGAATATCTATAAATATTCCTGCGACAGCGGGCCCATCATTCGCCGCATGAACTTCGTCAATGCGGAGCTGACGAAAATATCCGTCAACACTTATGTGACGACAAAGATTTCCTACGCCAATATGCTCGCCGAAATGTGCGATCACCTGCCTGGCGCCGATGTCGACGTGGTTTCGACGGCGGTCGGATCCGACACCCGTGTGGGTGCGAAATACATCAAGGGCGCGATCGGCTATGGCGGCCCGTGCTTTCCGCGCGACAACAAGGCTTTCGCGGCACTCGGCCACAAGCTCGGTGTGCGGTGCGATCTCGCCGAAGCGACCGATAGCATCAATGACCATCAGGTCGCCCGCCTGATCGGCGCCGTGCAGGCGCATGCGGCACCCGGCGCAAAGGTCGCCGTGCTCGGCCTCTCCTACAAGCCGGAGACCCAGGTTGTGGAAGAGAGTCAGGGCGTCGCCCTCGCCGCCCAGCTGAGCGCCGAAGGCTATGTGGTCAGCGTCTACGATCCGCTTGCCATGTCCGGCGCGGAGACCGTCCTTGGGGATCAGGTGATCTTCGCGAATGACGCCAGCGATGCTCTCGACGGCGTCCAGGTCGTCGCCATCACCACGCCCTGGCCGCAGTTCAAGGACAATAGCCTTTTGGCTCGACGTCCAAATGACGCCAAATTGGTCGTCATCGATCCCTGGCGTGTCGTGGACCCGAAGGGCCTGCCCGGCAATGTGTCGCTGGTCCGCATGGGTTATGGGCCGCAGTCCCAAAAGACGCATGACGTCATCAACCTTCGTCGCGCATCGGTCTGA